Genomic window (Acidobacteriota bacterium):
GTTGGATGACTTTGCCTGCTCCGCATTCCGCGATACCATGTTGAGGAATGCACCGCGAAGCGACCGTCGAACCCCGTCAGGAAATTCTGCGCGCCGCCGCCCGATTATTTCAGCAGCAGGGGTACGATGCCACGTCGATGAACGATGTGGCGGCCGCGCTCAAGCTCTCTAAAGGCGGCCTTTACCATCACTTCCAGTCCAAGGACGAGATCCTGTTCCACATCATGTCGCATGCCATGGACATCACCGAGGAACGGGTGATCAATACGGCGCGGCGAGTCGAAGGGGCGGAAGAGCGGCTGCGCACGCTAATCCGTTTGCATATTGAAGTCGTGATCAGTGAAGAAGATCGCGAGATCACGGTGATGCTGCACGAGAATCATCCGCTGCCGGCTCCGTTTCGGCGCAAGATCAACGCTCGCAAGAAAGACTACGTCCACTTCGTCGAAAATTTGATTACCGACGTGCAGCGGCAGCGCGGCTCAGCCTCGCAAGTCACGCCGCGCGCCGCCGCCTTCGCGTTGCTGGGAATGGTCAACTGGATCTACCAATGGTACAAGCCTGATGGCCCGCTCACCGGAGATGTGATCGTCCGTCAATTCACGGATATATTTTTCCGCGGAGCAGTGGCGTAGGAAAACAGTTCTCAGTTCCCGGTTCTCAGTAGAGCCAATCCGTAGAGACGCGGCTTGCCGCGTCTCCGGCATTGGAAAGACTCCAGCCATGAATCATTTCTTTCACATCAACGAACTCAACGCAGAGCGTGCCGAAAAGGGAAAGCTCTACCTGGAGTTTCTGCGCGTGCCGGCGATGAGCGCCGGGGTGTACGTGCTTCCCAAGGGCGGTAGGGATCCTCAGAAACCGCATCGCGAAGATGAAATGTATTTCGTGGTTCGCGGACGCGCGCGCATGCAGATTGGCGTCGAGCATGCTGAGGTGCGCGCAGGGTCGGTCATCTTCGTGGAAGCGGAAGCGGAACACAAGTTCTACGACATCCAGGAAGAATTGGAAGTATTGGTGTTCTTCGCGCCGGCCGAGCAGGAGTGACAGCGTCTAGTCAGTTCCTGCTTTTGGGCGGCGCAGCGGTTCGCCGCTGCGATCCCCGTTAAGTAGTCTGGACCTCGGGCTGAAGCCCGTCATCTGGAGTGACTGTTATCGCAGCGGTAAACCGCTGCGCCACCCAAAAACAACCAGCCACGTGAAGTGATTAAGTCGCGGCCTTTTCTGGAATCCAGTAAATCTCTTCCTTGAGATGTTCCTTTTGAAAGCCAGCGCGTTTCAGGATTCCCTTGCCATTCTCAACCATGTCCGGGTGCCCACACAGATAGGCCGTGCTGTTCTGCGCCGTGCATCCCCATTGATCGGTGTATTTGCGGATCAGTTCATCCACACGTCCAACTTCGCCTTTCCAGTCGGCGTCCTCCCAGGGACGACTCACGGTCGGGATGTACGTCAGCCAAGGCACTTCCTGCGCGAAGCTTGCCAACTCGCTGCGGTACCCGAATTCCCACGAGCGGCTGGCACCATTGACCACGAATAATTTGTGGTCGCCTTTGAACTTGCCGTCTTTCCAGTCTTTAAAGAGCGTTCTCACATAGCTCACGAAAGGCGCGATGCCGGTGACGGTACAGAGCAACAAGTGATGGTTGCGTTCGGGATTCGAGGTGTCCATCGTGAAACGGCCCTTGGGAACCTTGCGCATCATGACTTCGTCGCCGAGGTGCAGCAAATGCAGCGGAGGCGTGGTCGCGCCATGGGGCACGAGTTCGAAGAAAAACTCCACTTCGCGCTCGTGGGGGGAAGACACGATGGAGTACGGACGCTCCAGGCGCCGTCCTTCCACGTCGAAGCCTTCCACGCCGAGCGTGGCATATTGGCCGGGCTGAAAGGGAAAGGCTGCGCCTGGGTCGATGCGGATCATCCAAAGGTCGTGCGCGAACTCCGCTCGCGCCGTGATGCGGGCCCGGAAATGCTTGTCGCTCATAGGAGAAGGTCTCGAAACAAGGTGTCAGGTCTCAGGTGTTAGGTTTTAGGAAGTCAACCGCCTGGCCGGTAATGTTAACTCAAAAAGCGGGTGTCAGGTGTCAGGTTCTTAGGTCTCAGGATACCGGTCCGAAGGTCTTCCTGATACCTAAGAACCTAACACCTGACACCTGCTCTCAAAAGAACAGCCCGCAAGCTTTGCAGCCTGCGGGCTGTCCGGTGGACTGGTTGGGATTGACTGAGGCGGTCACTCTCGTGGCCCCCCGCTCATTCCGGTACCCGGAGCAGCTTGCGCCGGGTGGATCAGCCCATACTCACGGATTGTTTGCGAGAGAGGTCTCTGCTTTCCCCGACCAAAGGGTCTACAGAAACTCCCCATAGAATTAGAGCAACCGCTCTAAGTCTCAGCCACCTCACCTGGTCTGGAACAACAATGTGCATCTGAACTTTGCATCCGACCACCTCCTTTCCGGTGTAAGCGCAGATTACAAAAAAACGTCGTTGCGAGTCAACGGCACAAGGGTGGGGTTCCATGGAAGGCAACAGAAAAACAGGGGTTAGGTGTCAGGGATTAGGTGTCAGGAACAGCGAAATCGAATCCGCTGTACATGCACAGCAGGCATCTACCTTTGGTGCTGTCGTCTCCCTAGACTGATAAGACCCTGCAAAGAGCGGGACGGCTTCCCCCTAAGTCATAGATCTTTAGACCAGTTCTCGGTTCCCAGTTCTCAGTTCTCAGAAAACCTTGGCGGTATGCGCTTTCACTGAGAACTGAGAACCGGGAACTGAGAACTCACTTCAGCCTTTCCACTGGAACGCGTCCTTCTGCGGGAGTCCGATGTGAGCTAGAACGCGATTCGCGAACTCGTGCGCCATGGTCTCGACGCTAGTCGGACGGTTATAGAAGGCCGGGATGAGCGGAAAGATCGTCGCCCCTGCGTCCGCTGCTAGGGACATGTTGCGGATGTGGATCTTGTTGAGCGGCGTTTCGCGCACGCACAACACCAGCGGCCGGCGCTCTTTCAGGGACACATCGGCAGCGCGCTCGATCAGGTGCAAAGCAATGCCGTTGGCGATGCGGCCCAGAGTACCGACGCTGCAAGGAATCACGACCATCGCGTCCGAAGGATACGACCCGCTGGCGACGTTGGCGCCGATATCGGAATTGGACTGATGGTGAATCTTCTCCGACGGTGTGCCGATGATCTGACGTAGCAGGTCAGAACGGCCTTCGATTCCAAGTTCCTCGGCAATGACGCGCAAGGCGCTGCCGGAAGCGATGAAATTAACGGTCTTGACCCGGTCATCGCGTTCGACAGTCAGCAGTAAGTGCTTCAGGAACAACGCCCCACTGGCGCCGGTGGTGGCAACGGTAAGGTTTTCCGGCGGCGAAAGATACAAGATTCCCCCCTGTGGCGAAGGCCACTGATTGCATCGAAGTTGAGCATAGGGACCGGCCGGGCTTTCAGTCAAGGCAGGACGCGAGTGGAAAAAGTGCGGAGTAGAGACGGGGCTTGCCCCGTCTCCGCCGCAATCGGAGATGGCGCTGCACACGGAGACGCGGCAAGCCGCATCTCTACTAGAAAATTGATATGGCGACGCAAGGGATATTGCGGTCACGGCGGAGTGCGGCGCAGCTTCATGCGCTGGTCGGGGTGGAGCGCGAAATCCGCTCTTACGATCATGCCGGCGGACGCAAATATCTTCGCGACTTCCGCGACGCTTACCAGTCCTACCAGGAGATCCTTACGCCAGAGCAGGTTCGCGACGAGATCGCGGGCTCCGAGATTGCGCTGGTTGCCGACTATCACGCATTACCGAGTTCGCAGCGCTTTCTCGCTTCGTTGATGCGCGATCCGGAAGTAAACCGGCGTCCACTGGTATTGGGAGTGGAGACGATTTTTTCCCGCGACCAGCACATTGTCGACGAATGGTGGCGCGGCGAGATCGAGGAAGCGGAGTTTCGCGAGCGCGTCCGCTTCGACTTCGACTGGGGATACGACTGGGTTCCGTTTTACGAATTGCTCTCCGCGGCCCGCGACCATGCGATCGGCGTTTACGGACTCGACTGCATGCCACGCGAAGACCTGCGAAAGATCAACGCGCGCGACCGTCACGCCGCCGACAAGATTGCTGAAATTCACGCGCGTCATCCCGATGCGCTTGTGCTGGTGTTGTTCGGGGAATCGCATCTGGCGCCGCGGCATCTGCCGGCGCAGGTTAGGGAGCGTCTTCCGAATGCACGCGTGATTACGGCGCTGCAAAACGTGGACGCGCTCTACTGGCGGGCTGCGGGCGAGCCATCCGATCACGTGGAAGCGGTGCGCGTTGCCGACGACGTGGTCTGCGTCTTCAACGCGACGCCGCTGGAAAAATACGAGAACTACCGGCTTTACCTCAATCGCTGGGGACGAAATGAACAAGGCGCGATTGATCTGGGACCCACCGTTTACAACCTGATCGACGGACTGGTGCGATTTCTCGGCATCAATCTATATTCGCCGCACAACACAACGCAGCCACGCCTGCTGGTCGACTTGATGCCGGAAGTCTATTCCCGCAACTCGGACAGTCTTTTGCGACGACTTCTGTCACGTAAAGGGTTTTCGGCCAGTGAGCGCAAGGCCATGTTGCAGCGCGTGCACGATCGAGGCAGCGCATACCTGGCGCCGCTCAACGCCTTCTATATTCGTAAGTTCCACATGATGACCGGTGCGGAAGATGCCGCACGGTTCCTGCACCATGCCTGCCGCGGCCTGCCAGATCGCGTCAACGGAAAAGTTCCCGAGCCGCGCGCGCCACATGATGCCTTCTTTGCCGCAACGCTGGAAAATGCTCTCGCTTGTTTTGGATCGCGCATTCTCTATCCCGCACGCCCGGCGTTTCGTGACGCGGACTTGCGGGCGCTCTATGATTTGACTCGCGAAGATCTCGAGCAACAGACTTCCCTGCCTTACTCGGATGCCGTGGAAATTATCGATTTCGTTGCCTGGCATCGCGAGTCAGGACGCCCCGATCGTGCGGCCGCTCCCGACTGGTCACGCGCCCTGTCATTCAGCGGACGCAAACGGGAATACGTTACGCAACAACTGGGATGCCTGCTGGGAAACGACCTCTACGATGCTTACCTGGAAGGAACCATCAGTGCTCCCTTGCTGCGGAGGCTGTTCCTGGAACACCTTGAAGCCCCTGGCGCCGCCCAGCTGGCCTACGCGAATCTAAACCAGCGCCTGCGGTGAAAAGGTTTTGATTTTCCGCTCTGTGCGATATCCTCACATCGCATGCCGGACGATTCCCCACTCGAACGACAGACGCCCGACTCGCTCATGCTGTTCGGCTTCTGGTATCGCGCGCTGCCTTCGAACCAACTGAGCCGCGGCAAACTAGCAAAAGCGATGTTGCTTGAGATTCCGCTCGCGTTGGGGCGCGATCGCTCGGGACGCGCGTTTGCCTTGCGTGATGCCTGTCCTCACCGCGGCATGCCGCTTTCCTGCGGACACCTTGAGGGCACAGAGATTGAGTGCTCCTATCACGGCTGGCGATTCGACGCGCACAGCGGCCAGTGCACGTTGATCCCTTCACTAGTCGCGGACCAGAAACTGAAAGTGGATCGCATTTACGCGAGGAGTTATCCGTGCGAAGAGCGGGATGATTTCGTTTGGGTATTCATTCCCGAGACCGGCCCTGCCGGCGCTGGATTCACGAAGGCTGCACCTGCCCCGGCACCGGCGCCCGAAGTTCCGAAATTCAGCGAGCACTACAAGCTTGCCTATCTCACCGCAGACCTTCCCTGCTCCGTTGATCACGGCATCATTGGACTGATGGATCCGGCACACGGGCCGTTTGTCCACCAGGCATGGTGGTGGCGCACACAGAGTTCGATCCACGAAAAACAGAAGAACTTTGAGCCGATTCCCTACGGATTCCGCATGAGCGCGCACACGCCCAGCTCGAACAGCGCTCCTTACAAGCTTCTGCGGTGGTATGCGGACGGCGACTCGGTCACAACGACGATCGACTTCGTCCTGCCGAACATGCGTTCGGAAATTATTCGCGTCGGCAAGTACTGGTTCTCAAGCGTGACCACCGTGACACCGATCACGCGCAACCATTGCCGCATCGATGTAGTCGCGGCGTGGAATATTTTTCGCTGGGTGCCATTTGCGCCGGAACTGCTGAAGTTCGTGTTCGCAAAATTCGTCGAGCAGGATCGCAAGACGATGGAAGAGCAATCCGAGGGACTGAAACACAATCCCCACTTGATGCTGATCGACGATGCGGACCGTCCTGCCAAGTGGTACTTCGGGTTGAAGCAGGCCATGCTCGACGTTAAGAGAAATGGCGGAGAATTTCAGCATCCTCTCAGCGGACGGGTGACTTTGCGCTGGCGAAGCTGAAGCAAGCCGACTTCACGTTGCTCATACCAGGCCGATGACTAATCCAATGACCATGATGACCCAGAAGAGAATGCTTTCCTCAAAACGATCCAGCAGCCAGAAGTAGGCACTGGAAAGCAAGAACGCGATCCCGCCCGTCGCAAGCGCACCGATTCCGTCCCCGCTGATCAATGCCATGCCGGTTGCGATGGCTGCGTAGATTCCGGAACACAGCAAAGGTTTATGAGTTTCGATCAAGAGGCGAATCAGACCCATCAGCAACAGGACGCGGAAAATGATCATCTTGCGCCTCCGTCAATGATGAAGCAAAGCAGTCAGGCCGTCGCCAGCCAGTCCATCGCTTCTTCGCGCGTTTTGAACGTTGCGATGTTGCGTTGCGAGAAGGTGTGAAAGCCTTCCATGAGGGCGTGGGGGATTTTTTCGGTGCCGACCCAAGCTGTCTTTTTGACGAAGGGGCGATCCAGGGTCAACACTTCCTTGATTCTGGTCGCGACTGTGCGGTCGATTTCAGCATCGGTGAGATCAGCTAGAGTGACGACTGTCTCGTGACCGTGCTGGGCAACTGTTATGCGCAGATGCTCCAGCAGAAGCTGCATCTGATGGGCGGTGGCATGCGAGAAGTCGCACAGCAGGATCTTCTTGCCCTTGTGCTCGATGAAATGAATGCGGTCGTCCATAGTGAATGTCGTTGGTCGTTGGTCGGTGGTCTTTAGTCGTTGGTCATTCGTCGTTCGCCCTTTTTACTTGGCAATGAAGATGCTTTGCTAACGACGAAAGACGAACGACCAACGACCCTATTTCAGTAAAGCCTCTACGACTTTGTATACCTCGGCTAGAGCGGAGTCCAGCGCTTCCGGATTCTTGCCACCGGCTTCGGCCAGGTCGGGACGCCCGCCACCTTTGCCGCCGACTTTTTCCGCGATCGCGCCGACAACTTTTCCTGCCTGCACTCGGCTGGTCAGATCTTTGGTGACTCCGGCGATCAACGACACACTGCCGTTGCTGGCCGAGCCGACGACGACGACTCCGGATCCGAGTTTGTCGCGAAGTTGATCGACCAGCGTTCGCAACTGCGCTCTTTCCAGATTGTCGACGCGATGGGCCAGCACTTTGACGCCGCGAACTTCCTTCACGTTGTCGGTAGCAGAAGCCGCTGAAGACGATGCCGACTTCATC
Coding sequences:
- a CDS encoding TetR/AcrR family transcriptional regulator — protein: MHREATVEPRQEILRAAARLFQQQGYDATSMNDVAAALKLSKGGLYHHFQSKDEILFHIMSHAMDITEERVINTARRVEGAEERLRTLIRLHIEVVISEEDREITVMLHENHPLPAPFRRKINARKKDYVHFVENLITDVQRQRGSASQVTPRAAAFALLGMVNWIYQWYKPDGPLTGDVIVRQFTDIFFRGAVA
- a CDS encoding cupin domain-containing protein: MNHFFHINELNAERAEKGKLYLEFLRVPAMSAGVYVLPKGGRDPQKPHREDEMYFVVRGRARMQIGVEHAEVRAGSVIFVEAEAEHKFYDIQEELEVLVFFAPAEQE
- a CDS encoding ferredoxin--NADP reductase, yielding MSDKHFRARITARAEFAHDLWMIRIDPGAAFPFQPGQYATLGVEGFDVEGRRLERPYSIVSSPHEREVEFFFELVPHGATTPPLHLLHLGDEVMMRKVPKGRFTMDTSNPERNHHLLLCTVTGIAPFVSYVRTLFKDWKDGKFKGDHKLFVVNGASRSWEFGYRSELASFAQEVPWLTYIPTVSRPWEDADWKGEVGRVDELIRKYTDQWGCTAQNSTAYLCGHPDMVENGKGILKRAGFQKEHLKEEIYWIPEKAAT
- a CDS encoding UbiX family flavin prenyltransferase, which encodes MYLSPPENLTVATTGASGALFLKHLLLTVERDDRVKTVNFIASGSALRVIAEELGIEGRSDLLRQIIGTPSEKIHHQSNSDIGANVASGSYPSDAMVVIPCSVGTLGRIANGIALHLIERAADVSLKERRPLVLCVRETPLNKIHIRNMSLAADAGATIFPLIPAFYNRPTSVETMAHEFANRVLAHIGLPQKDAFQWKG
- a CDS encoding ChaN family lipoprotein, with amino-acid sequence MATQGILRSRRSAAQLHALVGVEREIRSYDHAGGRKYLRDFRDAYQSYQEILTPEQVRDEIAGSEIALVADYHALPSSQRFLASLMRDPEVNRRPLVLGVETIFSRDQHIVDEWWRGEIEEAEFRERVRFDFDWGYDWVPFYELLSAARDHAIGVYGLDCMPREDLRKINARDRHAADKIAEIHARHPDALVLVLFGESHLAPRHLPAQVRERLPNARVITALQNVDALYWRAAGEPSDHVEAVRVADDVVCVFNATPLEKYENYRLYLNRWGRNEQGAIDLGPTVYNLIDGLVRFLGINLYSPHNTTQPRLLVDLMPEVYSRNSDSLLRRLLSRKGFSASERKAMLQRVHDRGSAYLAPLNAFYIRKFHMMTGAEDAARFLHHACRGLPDRVNGKVPEPRAPHDAFFAATLENALACFGSRILYPARPAFRDADLRALYDLTREDLEQQTSLPYSDAVEIIDFVAWHRESGRPDRAAAPDWSRALSFSGRKREYVTQQLGCLLGNDLYDAYLEGTISAPLLRRLFLEHLEAPGAAQLAYANLNQRLR
- a CDS encoding aromatic ring-hydroxylating dioxygenase subunit alpha: MPDDSPLERQTPDSLMLFGFWYRALPSNQLSRGKLAKAMLLEIPLALGRDRSGRAFALRDACPHRGMPLSCGHLEGTEIECSYHGWRFDAHSGQCTLIPSLVADQKLKVDRIYARSYPCEERDDFVWVFIPETGPAGAGFTKAAPAPAPAPEVPKFSEHYKLAYLTADLPCSVDHGIIGLMDPAHGPFVHQAWWWRTQSSIHEKQKNFEPIPYGFRMSAHTPSSNSAPYKLLRWYADGDSVTTTIDFVLPNMRSEIIRVGKYWFSSVTTVTPITRNHCRIDVVAAWNIFRWVPFAPELLKFVFAKFVEQDRKTMEEQSEGLKHNPHLMLIDDADRPAKWYFGLKQAMLDVKRNGGEFQHPLSGRVTLRWRS
- a CDS encoding STAS/SEC14 domain-containing protein gives rise to the protein MDDRIHFIEHKGKKILLCDFSHATAHQMQLLLEHLRITVAQHGHETVVTLADLTDAEIDRTVATRIKEVLTLDRPFVKKTAWVGTEKIPHALMEGFHTFSQRNIATFKTREEAMDWLATA